From the Coffea eugenioides isolate CCC68of chromosome 1, Ceug_1.0, whole genome shotgun sequence genome, the window CCAATGTGAAGCCATTGGCTACCATGCttgataaatattttttgcATGAATGTGCTTTGGGAAAGAAGGGCACACGCAAGACTGTTTTGGTAAATGGTAGCATTCTAGGAATTGACTTCCATGCATATACCCAGAGCATGGCAGACTAGGCATACAACAAATTAAATACTAAGCAAcatttttttggattaagtttggTATTAGGCTGCATTCTTACTTGCAATCAAATATTACAAAGGAACAATCTTTAAAGAGAGTGGTCGACTTATGGAATGAACCTAACCCTTATGAAAAGATAATGTGCAAAATATACCAATCGATTCAATATTGAGTACCCTTGCaagattttcttgttcaaaATCCAAACTATCCAATGTCTCAATAGAtcaaaggagaaagaaaaactaggaaAGGCATTCGAGGGCTTAAGGAACAAGTGGAAGTACTTTTGGATTATTTTCATTCATAGTTGACTCATATGCAAAAGAAACCTTAACAGCCATTTTAGGGAACAAATTTTACATCCATCTTCATTCGAGTTTCAGACCAGTTCCAgccgaaaaataaaataaaataaaataaataactcaGGCTCCAGAACTAACAATTTCATCGAACTTCAATAGGTCTAAGCACAAAATAAAATCCAATCACCAGAAACAAATTGTTATAACAAAATATAAACTTTATGGAGAAAAGCTAACCACCAAGAAATAAAGAACTCCTGAGAGACACAATAAGGCATTAGCAACGAAAGGTTCACAAGCTACAATCAAgatcaagaaattaaaacataaataAATCATCCATTTAACAGGGGGAAAAAATCCTTCACAgctaaataaacaaacaaatgaacttaccaattttttgttgattttgtggGTTGAATAAACAAATACAGAGAAGGACAGTGAGAAGCGTCTGCATGTGCAAACGCGAATAAGAACCCTGACGGATATTTAAGTGCCCGTTTTGCAATAATgccttttttttattgattttactCTTTGGCCCCGTAAATTACTTTACCAGTGTCTGGCTCCTTTATGGCTTTCCCAATCGccttcttttattgttttttttggggataatttaaaaaatacagAGACAACATAATTTTTAATGTAATAACCAgtaataattcactattattacAAAATCATTGAAACTGGACTACAACCGCCAACTGCTATATCTCAAgctataattttttaaaataaatgaaaaaaatagcTAAGCACAGAATAATTCCCAATCATTCATACCATATTATGTAAAAAGAAAGAAGcaattaaaaaatttgaaacttacGAGCATTACTACCAACCTAGAAATAAAAACTCCTCTAATGAAGAATACAGCATCTGCCACCAAAGATTCACGGGGACTTGTGAAGCTTaagaaaataaacaagaattgCAATCCAGCATTTAAGGGCTAAAAACCAATTTTTTTAGATAACTAAGCACATATTTACATGAATGATGGTGCTGATGTAAACAAACACAATGGGCTTACGACTTTATTATTGATTCTGTTGGGCTTCTGTTGGGGAAAGGAGTGAAGGTAGAGAGTGTGAATTGTCAGCGTGTAGAAAATAGAAATGTGAATATAAGAACCCTAATTTGACGGGGAGAGCGCGATTATTTAAGCGTCTTTGTTGCCCTCAAATTTGGCTTGATTTCTGGTTGTGTCCCCATATATTTACTATGCCCTTTGTAATGGCCCCcgaacattttttttaaattattattactACATTAAAGGTGCTTGTTTTGTTTCTAGGGAAATGATGgaagaaaaatatgaaaagTGTACGtgtgtatttttctttttttcttgagcTAGATATTTTAACTTAGCTTTATACTACAAGAGAGTTATAAATTCTTATGTCCTTTCGTAGGTGgagtataaatatataataagtGATTCATTCTGAGTTATAGGAGCATGTAACTTAAAAAAAATCGATTTTTCAATCGAATTCGATTCGAATTTTGGAATTCTCGAAATCGGTAAAGCGAAAAGTGAAAAggaaatcaaatttttttattttcaaaatatacgaATTTGGTTTGAATTTGAGAATACGTTTTCTCAAAATGAACTTTTGGATTTCGAATTCGTAATGCGAAATCGGAATCGAATACCTAATTTGATATTCAATTTCAAATTCGTATGtgttatatatattaatatatatgtaatataaaaatttatattatataataataaatcTAATTAGAATAGTATTGTAAAACAATACAATAATAAGTCTTATTAAGTTAGTTATATATTTTGGTATAACTACACACTTATATTATACAAAAGTTGGCATTTAGTTTAGCAAAACTTGCATATAATTACAGAATTAGGTGAAATCGGTTATTACCGACTTTcaaattgaatttggaaattgtgaaattgaatttgaaatcgatCAAATTTTCTAATGtccaaatttccaaaaacttcaaatttaaaattccaaattacCGAATTTGATTTTGATGCACACTCCTGTTGAGtaatttgaacaaaaaaaaagagcttaTGTATAGAGGTAAGCTATACTAGTTTGATTTTATGGCTTTTATTTTCacatttcttttgttatttacttcttatttttcttgcgTCGCATTATAGTTTGATAGGCACCTATATCTTGGGAGAATACCAGCCAAATAATACTTATGAGGGCACGCAGGAGGTATTTGTCAATTTCTTGCTTACTTTCTGTGGAAAGGTAAGAGGAAAAGTAGTAGCAGCCAAGTTTTATGCTAAAACCCGTGTTAATTAAGGATTTTGTGATGAAAGATGAGTTAAAACAAAGTCATTGctcatgtttaattttcttcaCCATCAATTCTTtcacgtaaaaaaaaaaagttgaaaaatcttTGCTTTTCACAAGAGGGATAAGAGTTGGAACATGGGGACGCAATTGACACATTATGAATCCACGTTTGCAAATCCTTTTTGGAAAGTCTCAACTCATTCGTCATCAAGCACTACCTTAAACAAGTTGGAAGATCAACTAATGCAATAACTTGGGAAATGGAAAATCAATCAATGAACACAGTCATCCACTCTCTAGACCTTTGTCTTTCTCGGTCATGCTCCACATGGAAATGTTATCTACTGTCATCACCCAAAAGCAAAAAAGGTAACATGCATGTTCAAGGTTCAACACTTGAAGAGCTTGCCTTCGCCTTTAAGGATTTACCTTCCTTTTCTAGAAGAATCAAGACCAAACATGTTTATTAAATGAACAATTTCCCTAAAgttccatccatccatccaaaGAATTGAACAATCAAGACCATAATCGTATATTAACTATCATCTGGCCAAAGAACTGAAGACTTGGACCACAATCATGTTTATTTACTCTACTACTGCTTTCAGGTTAAGATCAATTGATTGACCTGTAACAATTGGTCAATTAGGAATGCTATTCAACTACAACAATGAAGGTTACACATCTCATATTTGAgcaagaaaaattttcaaatattgcaTGAAGTGGCTAAATATGTTATCTACTAGAGTGTGGGTCTGTTAATTGCTGGGGATCAGTTAAGTGAAAATCGCATGCTGAGAGTTCATAATtcaattccaaaattttcataCCTGGCAAAAGCCTGATATGTAACTGTTTCGACATCTCAAAAATGGATAGAGGCCATTTGCGGCCACTGAAAAGTCAGCCGCCATGTTAAAATGCTGAACCAAACAGACTACCTGTAAGTTGCAATCACAGCTAAATCAGCAATAATTCCAATATCATACACCAGCAATTTTACACAAACCAGACATCTGTTAAGCCAATTTCCCTGGTGGCCCATTCGTATCCCAAAATCCCGTTAAGGGTCACCACAAAATATCAAGTATGAAAACcaaatttgaaggaaaatatgATAATGTTCCTCCTCTACCAAACAAGGAAAGTTTCATTCTTTTGAATATGGAAGAACAACATCTTCAGAATGGCAGTTGTTTCTCTATCAGAGCGAAAACTGGCAATAGAACTTTGATAACAGTTCAAAGAAAGCATACAAAACTCAGTGAAAATCTACTCCATAGCAGCAACTCCCCCTACAGTCTTGATCTTCTCTATAATATCATTTGCCTCTTCTTTAGTGATACCTTGCTTAATTAAAACTGGTACTTTCTCAACTAAATCTTTGGCTTCCTTCAACCCCAAATTTGTGAAAGCACGAACCTCTTTGATCACCTTAATTTTTGCAGCAGCATCAAACTTTACTAACTTGACATCAAATGCAGTTTTTTCGACCTTTTTCTTCTCAGCCTTTGAAGACCCAACACCAGACCCTCCATAAGGACCCAAGTCCATGCCCTCCACTAAAACTGGTTGAATCTTAGGATGCCTTAGTCTGTCTCTAAGCGTGGGACCAATAAAATTACGCTCTTTCGGAGACAGGGCTGCAATCTGCTCTACAAGCCAAATGATCTTATCTGAAGGTGGGGGTCTAGGGCCATAAGGATCATAGAAAGCAGGATACTTGTGTCTTACGGGCTTTGATTTGGGATCCCTGGGAATGAAATCAGGCTGAAATGCACGAGACTGTAGAGGGCCAGTAACCACACGAAGAGCGGGATAGCTACGCAAGGATTTGAAAACAACAGAAAGCTTCATGGTTTGAAGATAgttacaaaaaaataaacactGAAGGATGATTTCTGGTGAAGCAGTGCCCTTTGGCTCTTGTAGCACTAAATGCTGCAAATGAATGTAATCCTTCCTTCCTGTGTAGAAGCTTCACATCCTATTTCCAGTGAGCTTCTCACCTGAAGAAGAGAAATGAGGAAGATGTCAGTCTCATTCATATTTTCAGGGACTATCATCTCATTCTGGAATATGGAAATCCTACTGGTATAAGAAGACTAATCAACAATATGACATCCAGTATTGCAAGCCGTTTACAACTCATAAATTTTCAGTCCACCAATCTGATGTCATTGTCTACCATGCTTGATAAATATCTTTTGCATGAATGTGCTTTGGGAAAGAAGACCAAATGCAAGAATGTTTTGGTAAATGGTAGCATCCTAGGAATTGACTTCCATGCAAATACCCAGAGCATTGCAGACTAGGCATACAACAAATAAATACTAAGCAACGTTTATTTGGATTAAGTTTGGTATTAGGCTGCATTCTTACTTGCAATCAAATATTACAAAGGGACAATCTTTAAAGAGAGTGGTTGACTTATGGAATGAACCTAACCCTTATGAAAAGCTAATGTGCAAAATATACCAATCAATTCAATATTGAGTACCcttgaaatattttcttgttcaaaATCCAAACTATCCAATGTCTCAATAGAtcaaaggagaaagaaaaactaggaaAGGCATTCGAGGGCTTAAGTAAGGAACAAGTGCAAGTACTTTCAGATTATTTTCATTCATAGTTCACTCATATGCAAAAGAAACCTTAACAGCCAACTTAGGGAACAAATTTTACATCCATCTTCATTCGGGTTTCAGACCAGTTCcagccaaaaaataaaataaataactcaGGCTCCAGAACTAACAATTTCATTGAACTTCAATAGGTCTAAGCACAAAATAAAATCCAATCACCAGAAACAAATTGTTACGACAAAATATAAACTTTATGGAGAAAAGCTAACCACCAAGAAATAAAGAACTCCTGAGAGACACAATAAGACATTAGCAACGAAAGGTTCACAAGCTacaatcaagataaagaaattaaaacataaataAATCATCCATTTAACAGGGGGAAAAAAGCCTTTATAgctaaataaacaaacaaatgaacttaccaattttttgttgattttgtggGTTGCATAAACGAATACAGAGAAGGACAGTGAGAAGTATCTGCGTGTGCAAACGCAAATAAGAACCCTGACGGATATTTAAGTGCCCGTTTTGCAATAATGCccttttttattgattttactCTTTGGCCCCGTAAATTACTTTACCAGTGTCTGGCTCCTTTATGGGTTTCCCAATTGCCTTCTTTTAttgtttacccttttttttaggataatttcaaaaatctatgAGGTTTCTCGTAATATCATTCAGCTCCTTGAGGTTTGTAAAATTTTGCTTACCTCCTCTGTGAGTTTGACGAGACTAAATATTCTTAACAAATGT encodes:
- the LOC113750531 gene encoding uncharacterized protein LOC113750531 yields the protein MKLSVVFKSLRSYPALRVVTGPLQSRAFQPDFIPRDPKSKPVRHKYPAFYDPYGPRPPPSDKIIWLVEQIAALSPKERNFIGPTLRDRLRHPKIQPVLVEGMDLGPYGGSGVGSSKAEKKKVEKTAFDVKLVKFDAAAKIKVIKEVRAFTNLGLKEAKDLVEKVPVLIKQGITKEEANDIIEKIKTVGGVAAME